A DNA window from Vigna angularis cultivar LongXiaoDou No.4 chromosome 1, ASM1680809v1, whole genome shotgun sequence contains the following coding sequences:
- the LOC108347848 gene encoding uncharacterized protein LOC108347848 translates to MEQDFMEFKKRSVEKIDALKQKNGKLERKIEVEGVIDKSKEKEILDNNNSVHKTVYCVCTDNETKKEVVNTPLWMLLEQQRWVANQSKCEFGKQQIGYLGHLISERGVEMDKDKIKELLEWEEPKNLKALKGFLGLTGIVFLIDCIHMECDASRVGVGAVLMQNRKPIAFFGKALSEGSLSKSIYEKEFMALVMAIKHVRPYLLGRRFVVHTDQRSLKYLLEQRITTHSQQNWIAKLMGYDFDIVYKIGSSDKVADALSRKGEKGIEELELQAISRPYWHDFREVLKEVEEDESLKKIVDEIKRDPNCHASYTLENDRLHYKGRLVLSAKSIWIPKLLVEFHVTSTRGHSGHKYMVASPQALLQPLLIPQTVWEEMQGTQLKMSIAYHPETDGQTEVLNRIVEGYLRCFCSEQPKSWKMMLPWAEYWYNTSYQGAARCSPFEIVHGRAPPSLSRFVLGETAVETVAQDLMTRDEALRQLKFHLRRAHDLMANQANKRRREMDIKVGDWVYLKIRPHRQSSMPMRLQPKLAARCYGPFQKAVGKKRIEKELPAELQAEGPTYWPVRTLEKRQRQ, encoded by the exons ATGGAACAAGATTTCATGGAATTTAAGAAGAGAAGTGTTGAAAAGATAGATGCCCTGAAGCAAAAGAATGGCAAGCTAGAGAGGAAGATAGAGGTTGAGGGAGTAATCGACAAATCAAAGGAGAAGGAAATCCTTGATAACAATAATTCAGTGCACAAAACTGTATATTGTGTTTGCACTGACAATGAAACCAAAAAGGAAGTCGTCAACACCCCTTTATGGATG TTATTGGAGCAGCAGAGATGGGTAGCTAACCAAAGCAAATGTGAGTTTGGAAAGCAGCAGATCGGATATCTAGGCCACCTGATATCTGAAAGGGGTGTTGAGATGGACAAGGATAAAATCAAGGAGTTGTTGGAGTGGGAAGAACCGAAAAATTTGAAGGCCTTAAAAGGTTTTTTGGGCCTAACAGGGATTGTATTCTTGATTGACTGTATTCACATGGAATGTGACGCATCCAGGGTTGGTGTGGGGGCTGTGCTAATGCAGAATAGGAAACCCATTGCATTTTTCGGCAAAGCTCTGTCAGAGGGATCATTAAGTAAATCTATATATGAAAAAGAGTTCATGGCCTTGGTAATGGCCATTAAACATGTGAGGCCATATCTACTTGGACGGAGGTTTGTGGTGCATACAGATCAACGTAGCCTGAAGTACCTGTTGGAACAGAGAATCACGACTCACAGTCAGCAGAACTGGATAGCCAAGCTCATGGGTTACGACTTTGACATTGTATACAAAATAGGGAGCTCGGATAAGGTTGCTGACGCCCTATCTAGAAAAGGGGAAAAAGGTATTGAGGAACTAGAATTGCAGGCTATCTCCAGACCGTATTGGCATGATTTCCGAGAAGTATTGAAGGAAGTAGAAGAGGATGAGTCACTAAAGAAAATAGTTGATGAGATCAAGAGGGACCCGAATTGCCACGCATCATATACTTTGGAGAATGACAGGCTTCACTACAAAGGGAGGTTGGTGCTTTCGGCTAAATCTATCTGGATCCCCAAATTATTAGTGGAATTTCATGTGACAAGCACAAGGGGACACTCAGGG CATAAATATATGGTTGCATCTCCCCAAGCTTTATTACAGCCCCTGCTGATTCCTCAGACAGTGTGGGAAGAG ATGCAAGGAACCCAGCTTAAAATGAGCATTGCCTACCATCCTGagactgatggtcaaacagaGGTCTTGAATCGCATTGTGGAAGGATATTTGAGATGTTTCTGCTCAGAGCAACCCAAAAGCTGGAAGATGATGCTGCCTTGGGCTGAATACTGGTACAATACTAGTTATCAGGGGGCGGCAAGGTGCTCCCCGTTCGAGATTGTGCATGGCCGGGCTCCACCGTCCTTGAGTAGATTCGTTCTAGGGGAGACAGCGGTGGAAACGGTGGCTCAAGACTTAATGACGAGAGACGAGGCTCTGAGACAATTAAAATTCCATCTACGTCGGGCACATGATTTGATGGCTAACCAGGCGAACAAAAGAAGGAGAGAAATGGATATTAAAGTGGGAGACTGGGTCTACTTGAAAATTAGACCCCATAGACAATCTTCTATGCCTATGCGGTTACAGCCCAAGTTAGCAGCTCGATGTTATGGACCATTCCAG AAAGCGGTGGGGAAGAAGAGAATAGAAAAGGAGCTCCCTGCCGAGCTACAAGCAGAGGGACCCACCTATTGGCCAGTGAGAACTCTAGAGAAGAGGCAAAGGCAGTAG